In the genome of Eschrichtius robustus isolate mEscRob2 chromosome 12, mEscRob2.pri, whole genome shotgun sequence, one region contains:
- the UCN2 gene encoding urocortin-2, with amino-acid sequence MTRWALLVLMVLTLGRTLLVPATPIPGFRLLPQNFPQGTPCPVTSESPLASTTGPSTVWGHPGPGPRITLLLDVPLGLLQILLEQAAANAHVLAHVGRR; translated from the coding sequence ATGACCAGGTGGGCTCTGCTGGTGCTGATGGTCCTGACATTGGGCAGGACTCTGCTTGTCCCAGCAACCCCTATCCCAGGCTTCCGGCTCCTCCCTCAGAACTTTCCCCAGGGCACTCCCTGCCCTGTGACCTCGGAGAGCCCTTTAGCCAGCACCACAGGCCCCTCCACTGTTTGGGGCCACCCTGGCCCTGGGCCCCGCATCACCCTCTTGCTGGATGTcccccttggcctcctgcagatCTTACTGGAGCAGGCTGCTGCCAATGCCCACGTCTTGGCCCATGTTGGCCGCCGCTGA